The region ACAGTATCGGGGCGAAGTTTCCCATTTTCCTTCACAAACAAATCAGAGTCGATCTCTTCATAGTCGGTGACCAGTGGGACTTCTCCCGAGGTCACGATGTTCTCGGTGATCCATACCGGCTCAGCAGTGAGATTAAATCGAGCTCCCAGGCTTTCCAACTCTTCTCTCACCAGGGGAATCCCGATATATCGTTCCGGCCTATTGGGTCGGACATTGTATTTGGACTCCCAGATAGCCGGGTGGGCGATAATTTCGATCTCTCCGCCATTCCTTCGTAGAACCTCCTTGAGTCCCCCGGTATGATCGAAGTGGCCGTGGCTGAGGACAATCCTGTCGATGGTGGCAAAGTCGATCCCAAGGAGCGGAGCGTTGGTGATGGCAGAAAGTCCCGGTCCTCCCGTATCAAGCAGGATTCTCATTTCGTCGGCTTCAACCAGTATACTCTGGCCCCACTCACCGAGGCAACCTGCCTGGGCTGTATTTTCGCTCAAGGTTGTAATTCGAACGCTCATCTCTTTGCCTCCGCATTGCTAATTTGTTGCCACTACTGGCTGGCTAATCCGCTCCTGAACCGTGCCTCAGATCACTTATTAGGAAACCCCCGATATCGTCGAGGGCAGACCCACGGCAGGAGGAATGCTGCGCCAGTTAATCAGAGGTCCCTTAATAGTCACACTTTACCGAGGCCACCAGTTGCCCGAAAGCGTTGAACCCGGCCATTTTGGGAAACACTTTGATCATGTCCCCATGAAGTATGTATAGTTTCTTTGCCATGGCTTCCTGAGACGTGACTTCGCCTCTGGCGACCTTGGATAGATTTTCATAGGTGCCTAAGGTGGTGGAGATGAGGCCCTCTTCATTCTTCAAGTTCCGCCATTCGCTGGGGGCGGGTTTCTCTTGACGTATGGTTTTGACCACCTTTCCTTCGTTCCATTCCCAGATCAGGAGAATATCCACACCTCCCGGGGCATCCATGATGATCGATCTTTGCTTGGCTGTCAGCGTTTTGGCCTTCTTCAGATACTCCTGGTCTGTCCGGCTCTTTTCTGTGATGGCATCTACCCACTCCTGAGTTTGGTATCTCATGTTAGCCCCCTTTTAAAATCTTTATTGAAGTCCATAAGGAAAGACAAATCGGCTGCTATCGAACATTCTCAACCCATCGCTTATGTGGCGACCATGGTCATGCTGTTAGTATAAACCTTTCGTCAAGCTATCGCTTCCCGAACTCCGCTCATGCCGGATTCCTGTGGGTGAGGCATGCATATTCATGCAACGTCACCGCAATCCACCTGCTATTTGCCTGATAGTATTTTGTCCAAAATCTTGGCCTGCCGCTTGGCAATGGAGACAAGAGTTAACATCGGCGGCCGCCCCAGGTCCTCGGGGACGACACTGGAGTCACAGCAGTAGAGATTCTTGATCGATGTCTGGAGATTGGAATCCAGCAGCGTGCCCACTCTGACGGTTCCGCCGGGATGACCCATCACAATCTGGCCGGGAATGATATGATACGGATCGCAGCCAGCCTTGACCAGTATCTTCTCCGCCATCACCCGCGCATAGTCAAAACGAAGAAGGTCTTTCTCGGTATACTTTTTACTGATCTTGCCCTCCTGTAGAAAGACCCTCCCGGCAAAATCATCGCCGATCTTGCACATGACCTGCATCCCCCGGCCAAAATGAAACAGATCGCGCAGATGCTTGGACTGCAACATTTGCACCCAGTAGGTCAGCCGGATTCCATATGCATTGGCAAAAAACACCCCGTGCTCCTCATCAAACCAGCCGGTATCAATTCCCAGTTCCCCCTTTCCCCCGACCCCTTCTTTAACAAAACCCATTATCGGAAGCGTCGGGTCCCCCAGAAAAGACCTGCCGGCCTCGGAGATGCCGGATCGCTGCATGATACGGGCGCTGCCCATCCCTCCCGCGGAGGAAACCGCTATCTTGGCGTAGACCTCGTAATCCTGACCTCCTTTGCCCCTGGCCCTCATGCCGCCCGCCATGCCATTTTCCACGATCGCATCCCTGACGGTCACATTGGGGAGCACTGTGGCGCCGTGTTCTTCCGCATCCCGGATAAACTCCACGGCTGTCCATTTGGCTCCTTGGGCACAGCCGAAATTACACCTCCCGCAGCCGAACTTGCACTTGGCAGGATCGAAGAACCTGTCCAGCCTTTGCCAGGGATACCCCAGCTCCTGAGCCGCCGCCATCATCCGCTTGACTCCGGGGGCAACCAGATTATCAGGAACTTTGTTGACCCGGCAATCCTTCTTGGTCTCAGCGATCTCTTGAGTGATATCAATGCCGTATTTCTTCCACATCTCGATGTTCGGCTCGGCACATGCGCCGGTATACACCAGAGAACCTCCCCCAACGCACTTGGCTGAGAATACCACCGAACCATCGTTTTCCACGGTCTTCAACTGTCCCCTGTTCTCCACCGCCTTGGCAAAGGCCAGTGGGTTTCCCAACTTCTTGACCCAGGGTCCTTTTTCCAGGACAATGACCTTCTTGCCTTTCTTGGATAGGTCTCTGGCTATGCTGGCCCCGCAAGGCCCGGATCCGGCTATGACAACGTCAGCTTCCAGTCGTATCGGTTTCTTGGCCATTTTCTCCTCCTTGAGTAATATCTCTTTCAAAGGCCGGTTTTGGACCTTTTGAAGACCGGGTAGTCCAGGAATGTCTGGTGGCGCCCTGACTCGATCATCGGCTTAAAGTCTCACATCGTCATACGTCCATCTACTGGCATCCGTGCTCATGCTCATGACAGGCGCTGCCGCTGGATACAAGAGTCCCTTTCAGATGTTCCAGAACAGCCTTCTGGGGGTCCATCGCCTTGGCTCCCATGACCACTGTGACTCCGCGCTCGGTAAAGAGGTCAATCGCCCTTCCCCCCATTCCACCTGCGATCACCACGTTGACTCCCTTCTCTGCCAGCCAGACCGGCAGAGCGCCGGGTTGATGTCCGGGAGAGGCGACAATCTGTTGATTTGTGACGGTCTTCTTCTCCACATCCACATCAATCAAGGCAAACGATTCGCAATGACCGAAATGCGGATCCAGCACGCCTTTGGTTACCGGGATTCCATATTTCATTCTTTTTCCTCCACTTTGATTTCGTATTTGGGTTGTCCTTCTTCCAGATGGACAAGGATTTTTACCCTCTTCCCATCGGAAAGATACTTCTCAGATTCATCGCGCACCTGCGCCAGATCGGGCGATGTCAGAAATGCCCGAACCACCTCAAATCTCTCTTTCAAGGGTCTTTCATCGTCCCCCTTCAGCATTTGGCGCATACAAATTCCGTATTCTTCCTCAACCAGGCATTTGGCGCACCTTCCGGGCATTTCGAAGGTGGTGTATCCCGGTTCAAGCTCAATCGGTTCCAAATCGATTTTACCCCCTTCGGCACGCTTCTCCGGCATTGTGTCTCCTTTAGTTCGTCAATCGTCCGGTTATTGTTTCCCAGAGCACGTTTATTTGCCGTGAAACATCGTTTTGACGGTATTCCACCACAGGAAGCCCTTGAATCATCGCTTCGGTCACCGTGTTATCAAAAGGAATCTGGGCAGCTACCTCCACGTTCTGGCTGTGGCAGTAGCGCACGATTTGATAGGTATTGTAATCGTTGCTATCACACTTGTTGATGCATGCCATAGCCGGGACTCCAAAGTGGCGGCACACGCCAAGAACGCGCTCCATGTCATGGATGCCGGAAAGTGTCGGTTCGGTTACCAGGACAGCCAAAGATGCTCCGGAGAGGGAAGAGATCACCGGGCAGCCGATGCCCGGTGGGCCATCGCTGATGATCAAGCTCGATCCTTGCTTTTCGGCCAGTTCCCTCGCCTGTTGTCTGACCAGCGCCACCAGCTTTCCGGAGTTTTCCTGAGCGATCCCCAGTCTGGCATGAACCAGCGGGCCGTATCGGGTATCGGAGATGAACCAGTGCCCGGCCATATTCTCTCTCAGAGCGATGGCCTGCACGGGGCAGAGGTGAGCGCAAAATCCACACCCCTCGCATGAAACGGAGTCCACCTTAAAATCCTTGATCGCCTCGAAGCGGCACATCTCCTGGCATAAGCCGCATTGGATGCACTTCTGGCTATCGATCTGGGCCGCCTGCCCGCTCCAGAACTCTTGCTTCTCTCTGGCAACGGGCTGCAGCAGAAGATGGAGGTCGGCCGCGTCCACATCACAGTCCGCCAGCACCTTGTCCTTTGCCAGCGCAGCAAAAGAGCCGACGATGCTGGTCTTTCCGGTGCCGCCTTTACCGCTTAGGACTACAATCTCTTTCATTCACCATCTCCCCAATTGCATCGAAAAGTCGCAGGAAGCTGTCCTTCCATTCTGGTTTTCCTTCCACCAGCGGTATCCCTTGTGAGCAAAGATGGGCGATGCTTGTATCGAGGGGAATAGTCAGTAAAATCGGGATATCCTCCTTCCGGCAGTATTCTTCCACCTTCTCATCGCCGACTCCGGCACGGTTGACGACTACCCCACAGGGGATTTTGAGCATCCTGACGGTTTCCACCGCCAGAGCGAGGTCGTTCAACCCGAATGGCGTCGGCTCAGTGACCAGCAGGCAGAAGTCGCTGCCCTTCACCGATTCGACGACCGGACAGGAAGTTCCCGGCGAGACATCGATAATAGCTATCCCATCGTGACTGGTTCTGGCTTTCACCGCGCGGATGACGGGTACCGCCATTGCCTCCCCTACGTTCAGTCTTCCCTGCACGAATTGGATGCCGTCCGAATGCCCCCACTCCACTACGCCGATCTCCCGATTCTCCTCGGAAATGGCTTTCTCCGGGCAGAGATAACTGCAAGCGCCGCATCCGTGGCAAAGCGGCGCGAAAACCAGCGCAGTCTTGGGGAAAACCACAATGGCGTGATAGGCGCAGATTTCAGCACACCGGCCGCAGTAGGTGCACTTTGCCTCGTCGACTTTTGGGGTCGGGATACAGACGGCTTGGCTCTCGCTGATGATAGGCTTAAGGAAGATGTGATCGTTGGGCTCCTCAACATCGCAATCGAGAAGTTGTACCCTCGTATTCTCTTTGAGAGAAAGGGCAAGGCTGGTCGCCACCAGTGTTTTGCCGGTTCCCCCTTTTCCGCTGGCAATCGAGATAATCATTCTACTCCCTTACCATTCCGCTTCCGCACTTGGGGCAATTCACACCATAGCACGGTATCCCTTTTTGGTGGGGTACTTTTTCCCCGCAGGCAGGACAGACGCAATTGCCGCCGGGACCGGAGCCGGGGCGGCTGCCTCCCATCCTTCCTCCTCGCGGACCTCTTCCTTTTGGAGGTCCCGTTCCGTCTCCTTTAGGCATCGCTATCACCTCCGATGCGATCCATGTTCATCTGCATCCCCGGCCTTTGAGGGGAGTCGTTCCTCCTGCTTTTCCAAAGTGATCGGCTACATTGGGCTGCAAACTGGCCTCGAGTTTGCCCGATTTATAAGCCCCAATCGCTTGCCTGACCTTTCCCGAAACTCCGGTGATGACCTTGATTCCGGCTGCAGCCAGAGCCTCATAAGCATTAGGGCCGCAGTTTCCGGTGAGCACCGCCTCGATCCCTTTACCGGCAATGGCTTGGGCTGCGGACGCTCCCGCTCCACCTCCGGCCACGGCGCTGGGATTCTCGATGGCCTCAAATGCCAGAGTATCGGGGTCGGCAATAACAAAATACCGGCACCGTCCAAATCGCGGATCGATGTCAGCATCCAGAGACAGATCATTAGACGTAATTGCAATTCTCATTTTTACTCCTTGCGTTTGGGCGTGCTTTCTTCAGTTCCCCGATGTTGACCTAAGTAACCTATGATCAAGTGGTGCAGGATTCTTCCTGCCGGGGGTCTGGGGGTGTCCCCCAGATTCTCTTCTCTTCCCCCAAGATTGGGGGACAGGGGGTTGATAGCACTTGATCAGAGATTCCCTAACTTGCTTTTGTTCGGCCAGCCTCGATATCACGCATCATGGCTTCGATTCGGCCAAGCTCTGCTTTCAAGGCATCGGCCTGACTCTTCAGCCAGTCAACTTCTCTGCCAGCTTGTGTACCCCGGAAGTACGCCGGTGTTTCTGGATACCGGCACCGCGGAAGGCCACCTCTTCCTCTGCCGATGTAAGGCCATGGTGGAGAGCCTCCTCTGAAACCCATTCCGGCACCTCTTCGATCTCTGAATCCTCTGCTGTATCCGTACACCATTTTCGACCTCCTTCTTTCAATCTCCTTTAAGGAAGCTCTGATTAAGCAGCGCAGCGCACTTTTCCTGCTGGGGTAGGGGTAGTTTCCCCAGATTCCTCTTCTTCCCTCAAGATTGAGTGATTGAGGGTTAGGGGATTGTTCAGGGCTTAATCAGAGCTTCCCTAAAGGATGTCTTGTTGAGCCAAGTTCAACCTCCATTGCAGCGTCTTGCTCCCTGGCGGCGTCTCCCGTGTTTGCTTGTTCCGCAGCCCAAGCCGGATGGTTGAAGCGGCGCTATATCCAATGTGCTGCAGGTGGGGCAAAGCTCAGGCGGTTGGTTCGCAGTGGATTCAAAAGGGACTTCCCATTCATGGCTGTTGGCGCATCGGAAGCGGCGTGGAGACATTTCGAAATTACCGCCCTCGATCCGTATGGCCTTTCCGTTCAGAAGGCCGTCGGCTATTTTCTGGCGGGCCGAGGAAAGCACTCTCTGAAAGGTGGGGCGTGAGATGTTCATCTTTTCGGCGCCAGCCTGCTGTTCCATTCCCTCCAGATCCTTGAGCCTTATGGCCTCGACTTCTTCCACAGTAAGGCAGACTTCCTGTAGCTCTCTCAGGGGTATTCCGGCGGGCTTGAAGTAGGTTACATCCGGGATGGAATCTACCCGACGACATTTTGGCGGTCTGGACATCTGTGATCCTCCATTATTATGAGCATATGCCCATAATTACAGTAGCGCAATATCAGAAAGATGTCAAGTAGAGAATTTTGCGCTGGGTTCAGGTAGAGGTGAGAGTTCTGAGGTTCCCTATTCTCTCCTGTCGAGAGGTTGCACTTCTTCCTCGAAATAGCGGTGAAAGCATCGGGGCAACTGGTGATAATCGATGCCAGCTATGGCATCCGAGAAGTCACGAGAATTGTAGGTATTCCAGAAGAGCACTACCTTATTCTGAAGCGCTTGCCTTTCTGCATTGTCGAGGAGGGCAGCCAGCGCCTTTGCTGTGTAGGTTCCTTCCAGTTTGATCCCTTCCGCTCTCTCGATCCGATCTGAAGCTTGCATTCCCTCTGCCGTATATAGGGCGTAGCTCTCTCCGAAAAAGTCGTGCCTGATCTCAACGTCATCTTCGGTAAAGTCCATACTGGGGAAAGAAGATGCCAGGGAACAAAGCAGGGAGTTTGTTTTTCGGATAAGCTCGATCATTCCTGTCTTGTTGACAAACTTCTCGCCGGTTACCCTCACAGCGATCACTCGAGTTTTGCTGTTGGCTGCCTTAAGCCCAAGTATTAATCCTGCGGCTGTGCCCATGGAACCTGAGGCAACGTAAATATAATCAGGCTCAGGAATTTCTCCTCTGGCGACTTGATCCTTGAACTCAAGGGCGGCATTGACGAAGCCCAGTACACCCAATGGGGAAGACCCGCCCATGGGGATGACCCGGGGGAATTGACCACTTCTCAATCTGTGCCGGAGACGCTGATAGCTAGCTGATAAGACGGCGAGTGGTGTATCGCATAATATAGGCGAGCATAGATGCAGATCAGCTCCGCAATGATAGCTCATGAGCAGATTGCGGCGGACAGAGTGGGCATTAGGCTGAGGTCTGAGCATAGAGATACTCCTCAGTCCCAATTGCTGGGCATAAACGGCTGTAGCCAGAGCGTGATTGGATCCGGCGGCACCGAAAGTCAGCACTTCCTTTGCCCCGGAGTGGAGGGCATCTCCCAGGAGAAATTCCAGTTTTCGCACCTTGTTTCCCCCGTAGGTTTTGCCGCTTAAGTCGTCCCGCTTAATATAGAGGTGGTCCAAACCTATCTGATGGCCCAGTTTGTCGAGTTTCTGGACCGGGGTTGGGAATTCGCCCAGGGCTATATGAGGAAGCGTGTTGATCAACGCCGGATGTTGCTCAAGTAATGGAATCATGCCATTCTTCCGGAACCACAAAAGAACACGCTCTGTCGTGGCCGTGAACGTGACGGAGGGTGTCCCTACAGATACTTGAGTGCCCAATGCTGCCTAAAAGTGGGGGTTAACCACCAGCCCTGCGGGGGTCTTGGGATAGAAATAGGTGGACTTTTGGGGCATTCGGGAGTCGGCCTCCGCAATAGCGATGACGGCGGATATGGGAACCGTATTGAGCAAAATAGCCAGTTGACCCTTCCCCGCATCAACTTCCTGCAGGAGCTTTGCCCCATTCGAGGAATATTCCAGACATTCCTTCTCTTTCTCGACCCCTTCGATTCCCAGCATCCCCTGCAGGATTACTGCATGGAGAAGGCTCACATCCAGATTCTTCCATGCCGCCGGTCTGTCTTTGGGCATCATGTCTCGCAGTTCAGCCGCATTTCGAGCCTTGAGCAGAAGGCAGCTTCCTGCCTCCAGGCCGTAAATGCCGAACGCGATGCTATCGGTCCCGGCTTCTTTCAAAGCTTCCTGCCATTTAGTCATGCTTACAGACACATCAGGCGAGGTGGATTTGAGCACCTGGGTATGGAAGCGCTCATTGAGTTGATCCTTGAGTCTGGCTAATTTTTCCGGCTTGAGATTCTTGACCAGACGGTGAGTAGGCATGATGACCAGACCGGGATCAGCGGAGCTGATGAGCGTCATCATGATAAAATTGTAAGGCTCGTTAGGATTGGCGCCAGGCGATTTTTTGAGCTGTTCCTCTCGATAAGCCAGTGCCGTGGTGTATCGGTGATGGCCATCGGCGATGTAGATCACCTTCTGGGCAAAGACCCGGGATACTTCTTCCACTACGTCCTTTGCGGTCACCGCCCAGAGATTGAAAGTCACTCCGGCATTATCGATGCCGGTAGCCTGGGGTTTATCCCAATTGGTCCCTTTGAACATCAAGCGCAAATCCAGTTTGCCCGCGTCGAAGACGCCCATAATGGGGCTCAGATTCGCGTGGCAGGCTTTCAGGAGTTCCATCCGGTCTGCAATCGGCCCCTTCATCACCACTTCCGTGGGTCGGATCAGTCCGGTACCGAACTCCTCCAGCCTTATGGCAGCAATGAGCCCCAGATAGCTCCTGTAGCCTGTCTGGAGCGGAACGCGATGTTCAACCAGATAAAATGCGGGGGACTTTTCCTTGACCAGAATGCCTTCTCCCAGCCAGTCGTTCAGGGTTTTGGAAGCACGGGCATATTTGCTCGACTGGGCGTTATCCCCGGGCAAGTCCAGCCCGAATTCCAGCCGGATGAAATTGTGCGGGTTTCTCTCATGATAGGCGCGCTGCTGCTCCGGGCTGATGACATCATAGGGAGGCGTGATAACCGAAGTGAGGTCGCTGAATTTTTGCGGGTTGTACCGGAGACCCCGGAACGGAAGAACCTCTGCCATTTTTCCTATACCCCCAGATACTTCTGAATTGCCGCCTTTTGAATCCGAAATACCTCCGAGATTCCCTTTTCGGCCAGGGTGAAGAGCGTATCCATTTCACTCCTGGAAAAGGCTTTTCCTTCTGCAGTTCCCTGCACTTCGATGAACTCGCCGGCGTCATTCATCACAATGTTGAAATCGACCTCCGCGTGCGAATCCTCTTCGTAGCACAGGTCGAGCAATTGAATCCCGTTGACAATACCGACGCTGGTAGCTGCCACTGCCCCTTTCAGACAAGCCAGATTTTCTCCCCTGTTTCGCAGAGTCTGAATGGCCTGGGCCAGGGCTACATAGGCGGCCGTAATAGAAGCGGTTCTCGTTCCGCCATCTGCCTGAAGAACATCGCAATCGATGGTGAAAGTCCGTTCTCCGAGTGCTTTAAGATCAACTACCGATCGGAGCGAGCGGCCGATGAGTCGCTGGATTTCCTGTGTTCGCCCACTCACCTTTCCGGCGGATGCTTCCCGCTGTGAGCGAGTATGAGTGGATCGCGGCAACATCCCGTATTCCGCGGTGATCCATCCGGATCCGGTCCCTTTGAGAAATGAGGGAACCCGTTCTTCCACACTCACAGCGCAAAGTACACTGGTATTGCCCAGGTCAATCAGCGCTGAGCCTTCGGCGTACTTCTGAAATCCCGGTCTGATCGAAACCGGACGGAGTTCGTCAGTAGCGCGCCCATCGAAGCGGGCCAGCCTCACGCTAATTTCTCCATTGGGGCTAGGCTCAAGAGGAGCTTTTTGATTCCCATTCCCCTGCCGAATGCCACGGTGACTTCATGATCTCCCGTGATAGCAGTGGAACTAACTACCACCCCCTCACCAAATCGGGTGTGCTGGACCTTGTCACCTGCCTTGAGCTCTGGCGCGGAGGACTGAGCCGCAGCACCATTTTCAGGCTTCGGCTTCATCATTCGGTTGTTCGAGTTGGAAACCACCAACCTCGAGGGAATGTCCTGTAGAAAACGGGAAGGAGGATTCGGCCGGTTCCCTCCATGGAGGCTGCGGCGGAAGGCGTGTATCAGGTACACTTTTTCTTTGGCCCGTGTAATCCCTACATAGCATAACCGGCGCTCTTCTTCCATCTGCTGCGGGTCAACAAAGGATCGGAAGTGGGGCAATATCCCTTCCTCCATGCCGACGATAAAGACAATTGGAAATTCCAGGCCCTTGGCTTGATGAAGAGTAATCAAAGTGGCGGCATGGACCTTTTCATCCAGATTGTCCACATCAGATACCAGGGATACTCGTTCCAGCAACGCAGCCAATCCGTCTCTCGGTTCCAGGTCGCGGTACTCACTGGCCATACTCTGAAGTTCAAGGATGTTGTTCCATCGATCTTCCCCATCTGTGCCTTCCTGAATATAGCTCTTGTATCCCGTGCGCTCTAACATCAGCCCGATAAATGCCGTCAGGTCATGCTTTTCCACTTCAGCTGTCAGTTCATCGATCATGGCCGTGAATCGATTGAGGGCCTGGATGCTTCGATGCGAAATGGAATGGTCTTTTCCTTCCGCAATGACTTTTAGCGCAGAATAGAACGGTATCCCATTGGTGCTGGAAACCAAAGCAAGCTCAGCCAGTGTGCGTTGTCCGATGCCGCGTCCCGGGACGTTGATGATGCGGGCCAGACTGACCCCATCGTAAGGATTGTTGATTACTTTGAGGTAAGAGACAATATCCCGCACCTCCCGTCGCTCAAAGAAACGCGTAGCGCCCACCAGTTTGTAAGGCAATCCGTAGCGAACGAAAGCCTCTTCCAGCGCTCGCGATTGAGCGTTGGTGCGGTACATTACCGCGGCATCACCGACGCCGTAACCGTGATCGGTGACCAGCCGCTCGATCTCGCTGACGACGAATTGAGCCTCCTCCTGCTCATTGAAGGTCTCTATGATGCTGATGGGCGCCCCGCCATCGTTTTGCGTCCAGAGCTTCTTTTCTTTGCGCTGGCCGTTGACGGCTATCAGGCTGGAGGCGGCTGCTAGAATCGTCTGAGTGGAGCGGTAATTTTGCTCCAGCAATGTGACCTTGGCATCGGGATAATCCCGTTCGAAATCCATGATGTGGCGCAAGTCCGCTGATCGCCAGGAATATATCGACTGGTCTGGGTCACCCACTACACAAAGGTTTCGGGATTTTTCTGCCAATTGCTTTGCCAGCATATATTGCGCCAGATTGGTATCCTGAAATTCGTCGATCATGACGTGCGAGTAGCGGGATTGATATTTCGCCAGGATATCGGCGTGAGAGCGGAAGGTGCAAACCGTTCGCATCAGCAGGTCATCAAAATCCATGGCATTGTTTGAGGAGAGCATTTGCTGATACCGCTCATACACACGTTTGGTCACTTCATCAAAGTAGCCGTTGCTCGCGTATTCTTTCGGACCTAAAAGCTTTGCCTTGGCAGATGATATGGCCGACCTGATGGCGCGCGGTGCGTACTGTTTTGAGTCGATCTTCAGCTCTTCCATGCAGTGCGAGAGAAGATCCATTTGATCGCCGTCGTCGTAAATAACAAATCTTCGCTCCAACCCAATGCCGTCCGCTTCCTGTCTCAGAACACGGGAACAGAAAGCGTGGAATGTTCCCAGGGTTAGCCCGTCTGCCGCGTCCCCAAGCATATTATAAACACGCTCTTTCATCTCCCGGGCCGCCTTATTGGTAAAGGTAACCGCCAGGATGTGATAGGGGCTTATGCCTTGGACTTTGATGAGATAGGCAATCCGGTGGGTGATCACGCGTGTCTTACCGCTGCCGGGACCCGCAACAACAAGTTGTGGGCCTTCGGTGGTCTCTACGGCTGTCTTTTGAGAGGGATTAAGTCCCGTCAGAATACTTGTCCGAATCGTCATTTACGTTAAGGCGCTCACCAGAGAGATCAGGCGTGACGTCGTCCCGGGATGAATACCGGTCTGTCTTCGGTAATGACCATCGTCTCTTTGGCTAGCGCGTCCCTGAGATACTTGGGTATGAAGAAGAGGCCTTGATGGGTGTGACCATCATAGAACAGGAGTTTTTTGCTTACTCTGGAGGCAATTCTACGATCGACTTCCTCCGATGAGAGGCTGTGGGGATCGAACTTGAGCGATGAAAGCGAGAATCCCCAGGTTGTCCCAAAGGATGGCACGTTGGCTTCATAGGGAACAACCACCGAGAAAGCCGTTTTGAGAGTATTGTTAATCGCCGCATACACACCGGTTACCCCTAAGGAAGTGGTCCCGGATTGTAAGGCAAAGGTGGCGTCTTTGGCGAGTTTGGTTTTCAGCATCTCGTAGAATTTTTGAGTATACAAGAGATATGCCGGTCCACCTTCGATAGGTTCCGGAAGGTCGATGATGATCACATCAAATCGCTCTTTGGTATTGTAAAGATACTCTCTGGCATCCATATGCAGCAGTTCCACCCGAGGGTCTTCGAATGATCCTTGATGGTGGCCGGGCAGAAGTTTCTTGCAAATCTCAACTACTTCCTCATCGATATCCACCATGACCACTTTTTTGACCGTGTTGTGAGCCAAAACCTCTCTCAAGGTTGCGCCCTCTCCCCCACCGGCGATGAACACTGTTTCGGGTTTGGGATGAAGAATCATCGCGGGATGCACCAGCGCTTCATGATAGATGAATTCATCCCGCTCGCAGGATTGAATCTTACCGTCCAGAATGA is a window of Dehalococcoidia bacterium DNA encoding:
- a CDS encoding MBL fold metallo-hydrolase; this encodes MSVRITTLSENTAQAGCLGEWGQSILVEADEMRILLDTGGPGLSAITNAPLLGIDFATIDRIVLSHGHFDHTGGLKEVLRRNGGEIEIIAHPAIWESKYNVRPNRPERYIGIPLVREELESLGARFNLTAEPVWITENIVTSGEVPLVTDYEEIDSDLFVKENGKLRPDTVPDDLALAVKTELGLVIILGCAHRGIVNTIRHFQ
- a CDS encoding FAD-dependent oxidoreductase, yielding MAKKPIRLEADVVIAGSGPCGASIARDLSKKGKKVIVLEKGPWVKKLGNPLAFAKAVENRGQLKTVENDGSVVFSAKCVGGGSLVYTGACAEPNIEMWKKYGIDITQEIAETKKDCRVNKVPDNLVAPGVKRMMAAAQELGYPWQRLDRFFDPAKCKFGCGRCNFGCAQGAKWTAVEFIRDAEEHGATVLPNVTVRDAIVENGMAGGMRARGKGGQDYEVYAKIAVSSAGGMGSARIMQRSGISEAGRSFLGDPTLPIMGFVKEGVGGKGELGIDTGWFDEEHGVFFANAYGIRLTYWVQMLQSKHLRDLFHFGRGMQVMCKIGDDFAGRVFLQEGKISKKYTEKDLLRFDYARVMAEKILVKAGCDPYHIIPGQIVMGHPGGTVRVGTLLDSNLQTSIKNLYCCDSSVVPEDLGRPPMLTLVSIAKRQAKILDKILSGK
- a CDS encoding NifB/NifX family molybdenum-iron cluster-binding protein — translated: MKYGIPVTKGVLDPHFGHCESFALIDVDVEKKTVTNQQIVASPGHQPGALPVWLAEKGVNVVIAGGMGGRAIDLFTERGVTVVMGAKAMDPQKAVLEHLKGTLVSSGSACHEHEHGCQ
- a CDS encoding ATP-binding protein — translated: MKEIVVLSGKGGTGKTSIVGSFAALAKDKVLADCDVDAADLHLLLQPVAREKQEFWSGQAAQIDSQKCIQCGLCQEMCRFEAIKDFKVDSVSCEGCGFCAHLCPVQAIALRENMAGHWFISDTRYGPLVHARLGIAQENSGKLVALVRQQARELAEKQGSSLIISDGPPGIGCPVISSLSGASLAVLVTEPTLSGIHDMERVLGVCRHFGVPAMACINKCDSNDYNTYQIVRYCHSQNVEVAAQIPFDNTVTEAMIQGLPVVEYRQNDVSRQINVLWETITGRLTN
- a CDS encoding ATP-binding protein, with protein sequence MIISIASGKGGTGKTLVATSLALSLKENTRVQLLDCDVEEPNDHIFLKPIISESQAVCIPTPKVDEAKCTYCGRCAEICAYHAIVVFPKTALVFAPLCHGCGACSYLCPEKAISEENREIGVVEWGHSDGIQFVQGRLNVGEAMAVPVIRAVKARTSHDGIAIIDVSPGTSCPVVESVKGSDFCLLVTEPTPFGLNDLALAVETVRMLKIPCGVVVNRAGVGDEKVEEYCRKEDIPILLTIPLDTSIAHLCSQGIPLVEGKPEWKDSFLRLFDAIGEMVNERDCSPKR
- a CDS encoding NifB/NifX family molybdenum-iron cluster-binding protein is translated as MRIAITSNDLSLDADIDPRFGRCRYFVIADPDTLAFEAIENPSAVAGGGAGASAAQAIAGKGIEAVLTGNCGPNAYEALAAAGIKVITGVSGKVRQAIGAYKSGKLEASLQPNVADHFGKAGGTTPLKGRGCR
- a CDS encoding DUF134 domain-containing protein, whose amino-acid sequence is MSRPPKCRRVDSIPDVTYFKPAGIPLRELQEVCLTVEEVEAIRLKDLEGMEQQAGAEKMNISRPTFQRVLSSARQKIADGLLNGKAIRIEGGNFEMSPRRFRCANSHEWEVPFESTANQPPELCPTCSTLDIAPLQPSGLGCGTSKHGRRRQGARRCNGG
- a CDS encoding pyridoxal-phosphate dependent enzyme; this encodes MIPLLEQHPALINTLPHIALGEFPTPVQKLDKLGHQIGLDHLYIKRDDLSGKTYGGNKVRKLEFLLGDALHSGAKEVLTFGAAGSNHALATAVYAQQLGLRSISMLRPQPNAHSVRRNLLMSYHCGADLHLCSPILCDTPLAVLSASYQRLRHRLRSGQFPRVIPMGGSSPLGVLGFVNAALEFKDQVARGEIPEPDYIYVASGSMGTAAGLILGLKAANSKTRVIAVRVTGEKFVNKTGMIELIRKTNSLLCSLASSFPSMDFTEDDVEIRHDFFGESYALYTAEGMQASDRIERAEGIKLEGTYTAKALAALLDNAERQALQNKVVLFWNTYNSRDFSDAIAGIDYHQLPRCFHRYFEEEVQPLDRRE